The following coding sequences lie in one Apium graveolens cultivar Ventura chromosome 3, ASM990537v1, whole genome shotgun sequence genomic window:
- the LOC141712225 gene encoding uncharacterized protein LOC141712225 isoform X5 — MFEQRLKKDMHVEVTSEDEGFKGAWYVAKILQDQKLMDKYVEVEYKELLAEDDESKKLTERVHVSFVRPLPPVGKGHNEVIEVNDVVDAFYNDGWWVGVVIDIFDDGRKFVVCFDDPPDTMECRRSDVRVHFDWVDGNWEKPQKIQDSGRRRMPSNHSGNSKRQKRKAKRQQTGKGCASTEEFDVSVKEVENALPTHKCETPPKKDLKNKNRDWERHTVHASKEITNASTKGDSGLKRKRGRPKLLPKKQIGSTGAKGSSQKTVKSDSCPGVLGDVAKVSAEKHRLMLTTVDTPKQDKFQPLSKDSMMVTANKQHESGVQKHNLLCSETEVIPLLGEQADETVINKRIKWHKNSVSSSHNEINKIVDIESWYQEKKDNKDVPDEIVKTGCIAEEFDMSVKKVEDKLPANNCETPVKKDQNKSRDRERHNVHRTSVSTKGDSGLKRKRGRPKVLRNKQIGSRGAEGSSWKTVAKDSCVGVLGNVAEISAENHCLMLTTVDTPREDQFQPLSKDRMMVTANKQHASGVHMHNLLCSETDIPLLEERADETVVNKRIQLRKNSVSSAHNEISKIVDSESRYQECDNNASRGDSSFHEICHSKDADMPIVEIPADFNEDQVSNSNMQIDKTCSTDSEDSRGFPVQRQCANANGMQDDCGTPVAKNDRMEPGPLQTKDGSNPGDLPVESPSHVDSNDKGGEVETPSASVCFNNVENHQSLPFLKGSPLWKIIESMEIFKKTAKKPHFSPLIKCEEETREGLAIGHMVTFCNLVENISTLQFSHPITVIESKLGILAELESHGFDVETVKACLTQLLSKKQREAELQKEYQDIGNTILYCVEEISKAEAEIAKLNNRIRELSAKLDDTVLKKKMKESEISTLHSKQEVVGNKLRTLQTDSENRAGGLYRK, encoded by the exons ATGTTCGAACAGAGGTTAAAAAAAGACATGCATGTTGAGGTAACAAGCGAAGATGAAGGGTTCAAAGGTGCCTGGTACGTGGCCAAGATACTACAAGATCAGAAGTTAATGGATAAATATGTGGAAGTTGAGTATAAAGAGTTGCTTGCTGAAGATGATGAGTCAAAGAAGCTGACTGAGAGAGTGCATGTCTCGTTTGTCAGGCCTTTGCCTCCTGTGGGGAAAGGTCATAATGAGGTCATTGAAGTCAACGACGTCGTTGATGCTTTTTATAATGATGGGTGGTGGGTTGGTGTGGTGATTGATATTTTTGATGATGGTAGGAAGTTTGTGGTTTGTTTTGATGATCCTCCGGATACGATGGAGTGTAGGAGATCAGATGTTAGAGTTCATTTTGATTGGGTTGATGGCAATTGGGAGAAGCCACAGAAGATTCag GATTCTGGTAGACGGCGTATGCCCTCCAATCACTCTGGAAATTCCAAAAGACAGAAGAGAAAAGCTAAAAGACAACAGACTGGAAAAGGTTGCGCATCAACAG AAGAATTTGATGTGTCTGTTAAAGAAGTGGAAAATGCGCTGCCTACCCATAAATGTGAGACTCCTCCGAAGAAAGACCTGAAGAACAAAAACAGGGATTGGGAAAGGCATACTGTTCACGCGAGTAAAGAG ATAACTAATGCATCAACTAAAGGAGATAGCGGTTTGAAGAGAAAAAGGGGAAGACCGAAACTGCTGCCTAAAAAACAGATAG GAAGCACAGGAGCTAAAGGCTCTTCACAAAAAACGGTTAAAAGTGATTCATGTCCGGGGGTCCTGGGGGATGTGGCTAAAGTAAGTGCAGAGAAGCACCGTCTAATGCTCACAACTGTTGATACCCCCAAGCAAGATAAATTTCAGCCCTTAAGTAAGGACAGTATGATGGTTACAGCTAATAAGCAACATGAAAGTGGGGTTCAGAAGCACAATCTCTTGTGCAGCGAAACAGAAGTCATCCCTCTTCTTGGGGAACAAGCGGATGAAACAGTTATAAATAAAAGGATTAAATGgcataagaattctgtatcaagtTCGCATAATGAGATAAACAAAATTGTGGACATTGAATCTTGGTATCAAG AGAAGAAGGATAATAAGGACGTGCCTGATGAAATTGTGAAGACAGGATGTATTGCAGAAGAATTTGATATGTCTGTCAAAAAAGTGGAAGATAAGCTGCCTGCCAATAACTGTGAGACCCCTGTGAAGAAAGACCAGAACAAAAGCAGGGATCGAGAAAGGCATAATGTTCAC AGAACTAGTGTATCGACTAAGGGAGATAGCGGTTTGAAGAGAAAAAGAGGAAGACCGAAAGTGTTACGTAATAAACAGATAG GAAGCAGAGGAGCTGAAGGCTCTTCATGGAAAACGGTTGCGAAAGATTCATGTGTGGGGGTCCTTGGGAATGTGGCTGAAATAAGTGCAGAGAACCACTGTCTAATGCTTACAACTGTCGATACACCCAGAGAAGATCAATTTCAGCCCTTAAGTAAGGACAGAATGATGGTTACAGCTAATAAGCAACACGCAAGTGGGGTTCATATGCACAATCTCTTGTGCAGCGAAACAGACATCCCTCTACTTGAGGAGCGGGCGGATGAAACAGTCGTAAATAAAAGGATTCAATTGCGTAAGAATTCTGTGTCAAGTGCACATAATGAGATAAGCAAAATTGTGGACAGTGAATCTCGATATCAAG AATGTGATAATAATGCATCAAGAGGAGATTCTTCTTTCCATGAAATTTGTCATTCGAAAGATGCTGATATGCCGATTGTTGAAATTCctgctgattttaatgaagatcAAGTAAGCAACTCTAATATGCAGATAGACAAAACGTGTTCAACAGATTCAGAAGATTCAA GAGGCTTTCCTGTCCAACGCCAATGTGCTAATGCAAATGGTATGCAAGATGATTGTGGAACTCCAGTTGCCAAAAATGATAGGATGGAGCCAGGGCCACTTCAGACAAAAGATGGTTCAA ATCCAGGTGATTTACCTGTTGAAAGTCCCAGTCATGTTGATTCTAATGATAAAGGTGGTGAAGTTGAAACACCTTCTGCCAGTGTATGCTTCAATAATGTGGAGAATCATCAGAGTTTGCCATTCCTTAAGGGTTCTCCACTTTGGAAAATTATCGAGTCCATGGAAATATTTAAGAAGACGGCGAAGAAGCCACACTTTTCTCCTCTAATCAAATGCGAAGAAGAAACTCGTGAGGGCTTGGCTATTGGACATATGGTAACTTTTTGCAATCTGGTGGAGAACATATCAACGCTACAATTCTCTCATCCTATCACTGTCATTGAAAGTAAGTTGGGAATCCTTGCTGAGTTGGAATCTCACGGATTTGATGTCGAGACAGTTAAAGCATGTTTGACACAGTTATTGTCAAAGAAACAAAGGGAAGCGGAGCTTCAAAAGGAGTACCAAGATATAGGAAATACGATATTGTATTGTGTTGAGGAGATCTCAAAAGCTGAAGCAGAAATCGCTAAACTGAACAACAGAATCAGAGAGCTTTCAGCAAAGCTTGATGACACTGTTTTGAAGAAGAAGATGAAGGAGAGCGAGATCTCGACATTGCATTCAAAGCAAGAAGTGGTCGGTAACAAGCTTCGAACACTTCAAACTGATTCTGAAAATAGAGCTGGCGGGCTCTACCGTAAATAG
- the LOC141712225 gene encoding uncharacterized protein LOC141712225 isoform X2: protein MFEQRLKKDMHVEVTSEDEGFKGAWYVAKILQDQKLMDKYVEVEYKELLAEDDESKKLTERVHVSFVRPLPPVGKGHNEVIEVNDVVDAFYNDGWWVGVVIDIFDDGRKFVVCFDDPPDTMECRRSDVRVHFDWVDGNWEKPQKIQDSGRRRMPSNHSGNSKRQKRKAKRQQTGKGCASTGMHFSLDSPIGNYPLHYKTLSHVIEKKNNKDVPDEIVEKGCIAEEFDVSVKEVENALPTHKCETPPKKDLKNKNRDWERHTVHASKEITNASTKGDSGLKRKRGRPKLLPKKQIGSTGAKGSSQKTVKSDSCPGVLGDVAKVSAEKHRLMLTTVDTPKQDKFQPLSKDSMMVTANKQHESGVQKHNLLCSETEVIPLLGEQADETVINKRIKWHKNSVSSSHNEINKIVDIESWYQGCIAEEFDMSVKKVEDKLPANNCETPVKKDQNKSRDRERHNVHRTSVSTKGDSGLKRKRGRPKVLRNKQIGSRGAEGSSWKTVAKDSCVGVLGNVAEISAENHCLMLTTVDTPREDQFQPLSKDRMMVTANKQHASGVHMHNLLCSETDIPLLEERADETVVNKRIQLRKNSVSSAHNEISKIVDSESRYQECDNNASRGDSSFHEICHSKDADMPIVEIPADFNEDQVSNSNMQIDKTCSTDSEDSRGFPVQRQCANANGMQDDCGTPVAKNDRMEPGPLQTKDGSNPGDLPVESPSHVDSNDKGGEVETPSASVCFNNVENHQSLPFLKGSPLWKIIESMEIFKKTAKKPHFSPLIKCEEETREGLAIGHMVTFCNLVENISTLQFSHPITVIESKLGILAELESHGFDVETVKACLTQLLSKKQREAELQKEYQDIGNTILYCVEEISKAEAEIAKLNNRIRELSAKLDDTVLKKKMKESEISTLHSKQEVVGNKLRTLQTDSENRAGGLYRK from the exons ATGTTCGAACAGAGGTTAAAAAAAGACATGCATGTTGAGGTAACAAGCGAAGATGAAGGGTTCAAAGGTGCCTGGTACGTGGCCAAGATACTACAAGATCAGAAGTTAATGGATAAATATGTGGAAGTTGAGTATAAAGAGTTGCTTGCTGAAGATGATGAGTCAAAGAAGCTGACTGAGAGAGTGCATGTCTCGTTTGTCAGGCCTTTGCCTCCTGTGGGGAAAGGTCATAATGAGGTCATTGAAGTCAACGACGTCGTTGATGCTTTTTATAATGATGGGTGGTGGGTTGGTGTGGTGATTGATATTTTTGATGATGGTAGGAAGTTTGTGGTTTGTTTTGATGATCCTCCGGATACGATGGAGTGTAGGAGATCAGATGTTAGAGTTCATTTTGATTGGGTTGATGGCAATTGGGAGAAGCCACAGAAGATTCag GATTCTGGTAGACGGCGTATGCCCTCCAATCACTCTGGAAATTCCAAAAGACAGAAGAGAAAAGCTAAAAGACAACAGACTGGAAAAGGTTGCGCATCAACAGGTATGCACTTCTCTCTAGACAGCCCAATTGGTAATTATCCATTACATTATAAAACTTTGAGTCATGTTATAGAGAAAAAGAATAATAAGGACGTGCCTGATGAAATTGTCGAGAAAGGATGTATTGCAGAAGAATTTGATGTGTCTGTTAAAGAAGTGGAAAATGCGCTGCCTACCCATAAATGTGAGACTCCTCCGAAGAAAGACCTGAAGAACAAAAACAGGGATTGGGAAAGGCATACTGTTCACGCGAGTAAAGAG ATAACTAATGCATCAACTAAAGGAGATAGCGGTTTGAAGAGAAAAAGGGGAAGACCGAAACTGCTGCCTAAAAAACAGATAG GAAGCACAGGAGCTAAAGGCTCTTCACAAAAAACGGTTAAAAGTGATTCATGTCCGGGGGTCCTGGGGGATGTGGCTAAAGTAAGTGCAGAGAAGCACCGTCTAATGCTCACAACTGTTGATACCCCCAAGCAAGATAAATTTCAGCCCTTAAGTAAGGACAGTATGATGGTTACAGCTAATAAGCAACATGAAAGTGGGGTTCAGAAGCACAATCTCTTGTGCAGCGAAACAGAAGTCATCCCTCTTCTTGGGGAACAAGCGGATGAAACAGTTATAAATAAAAGGATTAAATGgcataagaattctgtatcaagtTCGCATAATGAGATAAACAAAATTGTGGACATTGAATCTTGGTATCAAG GATGTATTGCAGAAGAATTTGATATGTCTGTCAAAAAAGTGGAAGATAAGCTGCCTGCCAATAACTGTGAGACCCCTGTGAAGAAAGACCAGAACAAAAGCAGGGATCGAGAAAGGCATAATGTTCAC AGAACTAGTGTATCGACTAAGGGAGATAGCGGTTTGAAGAGAAAAAGAGGAAGACCGAAAGTGTTACGTAATAAACAGATAG GAAGCAGAGGAGCTGAAGGCTCTTCATGGAAAACGGTTGCGAAAGATTCATGTGTGGGGGTCCTTGGGAATGTGGCTGAAATAAGTGCAGAGAACCACTGTCTAATGCTTACAACTGTCGATACACCCAGAGAAGATCAATTTCAGCCCTTAAGTAAGGACAGAATGATGGTTACAGCTAATAAGCAACACGCAAGTGGGGTTCATATGCACAATCTCTTGTGCAGCGAAACAGACATCCCTCTACTTGAGGAGCGGGCGGATGAAACAGTCGTAAATAAAAGGATTCAATTGCGTAAGAATTCTGTGTCAAGTGCACATAATGAGATAAGCAAAATTGTGGACAGTGAATCTCGATATCAAG AATGTGATAATAATGCATCAAGAGGAGATTCTTCTTTCCATGAAATTTGTCATTCGAAAGATGCTGATATGCCGATTGTTGAAATTCctgctgattttaatgaagatcAAGTAAGCAACTCTAATATGCAGATAGACAAAACGTGTTCAACAGATTCAGAAGATTCAA GAGGCTTTCCTGTCCAACGCCAATGTGCTAATGCAAATGGTATGCAAGATGATTGTGGAACTCCAGTTGCCAAAAATGATAGGATGGAGCCAGGGCCACTTCAGACAAAAGATGGTTCAA ATCCAGGTGATTTACCTGTTGAAAGTCCCAGTCATGTTGATTCTAATGATAAAGGTGGTGAAGTTGAAACACCTTCTGCCAGTGTATGCTTCAATAATGTGGAGAATCATCAGAGTTTGCCATTCCTTAAGGGTTCTCCACTTTGGAAAATTATCGAGTCCATGGAAATATTTAAGAAGACGGCGAAGAAGCCACACTTTTCTCCTCTAATCAAATGCGAAGAAGAAACTCGTGAGGGCTTGGCTATTGGACATATGGTAACTTTTTGCAATCTGGTGGAGAACATATCAACGCTACAATTCTCTCATCCTATCACTGTCATTGAAAGTAAGTTGGGAATCCTTGCTGAGTTGGAATCTCACGGATTTGATGTCGAGACAGTTAAAGCATGTTTGACACAGTTATTGTCAAAGAAACAAAGGGAAGCGGAGCTTCAAAAGGAGTACCAAGATATAGGAAATACGATATTGTATTGTGTTGAGGAGATCTCAAAAGCTGAAGCAGAAATCGCTAAACTGAACAACAGAATCAGAGAGCTTTCAGCAAAGCTTGATGACACTGTTTTGAAGAAGAAGATGAAGGAGAGCGAGATCTCGACATTGCATTCAAAGCAAGAAGTGGTCGGTAACAAGCTTCGAACACTTCAAACTGATTCTGAAAATAGAGCTGGCGGGCTCTACCGTAAATAG
- the LOC141712225 gene encoding uncharacterized protein LOC141712225 isoform X4 — MFEQRLKKDMHVEVTSEDEGFKGAWYVAKILQDQKLMDKYVEVEYKELLAEDDESKKLTERVHVSFVRPLPPVGKGHNEVIEVNDVVDAFYNDGWWVGVVIDIFDDGRKFVVCFDDPPDTMECRRSDVRVHFDWVDGNWEKPQKIQDSGRRRMPSNHSGNSKRQKRKAKRQQTGKGCASTGCIAEEFDVSVKEVENALPTHKCETPPKKDLKNKNRDWERHTVHASKEITNASTKGDSGLKRKRGRPKLLPKKQIGSTGAKGSSQKTVKSDSCPGVLGDVAKVSAEKHRLMLTTVDTPKQDKFQPLSKDSMMVTANKQHESGVQKHNLLCSETEVIPLLGEQADETVINKRIKWHKNSVSSSHNEINKIVDIESWYQEKKDNKDVPDEIVKTGCIAEEFDMSVKKVEDKLPANNCETPVKKDQNKSRDRERHNVHRTSVSTKGDSGLKRKRGRPKVLRNKQIGSRGAEGSSWKTVAKDSCVGVLGNVAEISAENHCLMLTTVDTPREDQFQPLSKDRMMVTANKQHASGVHMHNLLCSETDIPLLEERADETVVNKRIQLRKNSVSSAHNEISKIVDSESRYQECDNNASRGDSSFHEICHSKDADMPIVEIPADFNEDQVSNSNMQIDKTCSTDSEDSRGFPVQRQCANANGMQDDCGTPVAKNDRMEPGPLQTKDGSNPGDLPVESPSHVDSNDKGGEVETPSASVCFNNVENHQSLPFLKGSPLWKIIESMEIFKKTAKKPHFSPLIKCEEETREGLAIGHMVTFCNLVENISTLQFSHPITVIESKLGILAELESHGFDVETVKACLTQLLSKKQREAELQKEYQDIGNTILYCVEEISKAEAEIAKLNNRIRELSAKLDDTVLKKKMKESEISTLHSKQEVVGNKLRTLQTDSENRAGGLYRK; from the exons ATGTTCGAACAGAGGTTAAAAAAAGACATGCATGTTGAGGTAACAAGCGAAGATGAAGGGTTCAAAGGTGCCTGGTACGTGGCCAAGATACTACAAGATCAGAAGTTAATGGATAAATATGTGGAAGTTGAGTATAAAGAGTTGCTTGCTGAAGATGATGAGTCAAAGAAGCTGACTGAGAGAGTGCATGTCTCGTTTGTCAGGCCTTTGCCTCCTGTGGGGAAAGGTCATAATGAGGTCATTGAAGTCAACGACGTCGTTGATGCTTTTTATAATGATGGGTGGTGGGTTGGTGTGGTGATTGATATTTTTGATGATGGTAGGAAGTTTGTGGTTTGTTTTGATGATCCTCCGGATACGATGGAGTGTAGGAGATCAGATGTTAGAGTTCATTTTGATTGGGTTGATGGCAATTGGGAGAAGCCACAGAAGATTCag GATTCTGGTAGACGGCGTATGCCCTCCAATCACTCTGGAAATTCCAAAAGACAGAAGAGAAAAGCTAAAAGACAACAGACTGGAAAAGGTTGCGCATCAACAG GATGTATTGCAGAAGAATTTGATGTGTCTGTTAAAGAAGTGGAAAATGCGCTGCCTACCCATAAATGTGAGACTCCTCCGAAGAAAGACCTGAAGAACAAAAACAGGGATTGGGAAAGGCATACTGTTCACGCGAGTAAAGAG ATAACTAATGCATCAACTAAAGGAGATAGCGGTTTGAAGAGAAAAAGGGGAAGACCGAAACTGCTGCCTAAAAAACAGATAG GAAGCACAGGAGCTAAAGGCTCTTCACAAAAAACGGTTAAAAGTGATTCATGTCCGGGGGTCCTGGGGGATGTGGCTAAAGTAAGTGCAGAGAAGCACCGTCTAATGCTCACAACTGTTGATACCCCCAAGCAAGATAAATTTCAGCCCTTAAGTAAGGACAGTATGATGGTTACAGCTAATAAGCAACATGAAAGTGGGGTTCAGAAGCACAATCTCTTGTGCAGCGAAACAGAAGTCATCCCTCTTCTTGGGGAACAAGCGGATGAAACAGTTATAAATAAAAGGATTAAATGgcataagaattctgtatcaagtTCGCATAATGAGATAAACAAAATTGTGGACATTGAATCTTGGTATCAAG AGAAGAAGGATAATAAGGACGTGCCTGATGAAATTGTGAAGACAGGATGTATTGCAGAAGAATTTGATATGTCTGTCAAAAAAGTGGAAGATAAGCTGCCTGCCAATAACTGTGAGACCCCTGTGAAGAAAGACCAGAACAAAAGCAGGGATCGAGAAAGGCATAATGTTCAC AGAACTAGTGTATCGACTAAGGGAGATAGCGGTTTGAAGAGAAAAAGAGGAAGACCGAAAGTGTTACGTAATAAACAGATAG GAAGCAGAGGAGCTGAAGGCTCTTCATGGAAAACGGTTGCGAAAGATTCATGTGTGGGGGTCCTTGGGAATGTGGCTGAAATAAGTGCAGAGAACCACTGTCTAATGCTTACAACTGTCGATACACCCAGAGAAGATCAATTTCAGCCCTTAAGTAAGGACAGAATGATGGTTACAGCTAATAAGCAACACGCAAGTGGGGTTCATATGCACAATCTCTTGTGCAGCGAAACAGACATCCCTCTACTTGAGGAGCGGGCGGATGAAACAGTCGTAAATAAAAGGATTCAATTGCGTAAGAATTCTGTGTCAAGTGCACATAATGAGATAAGCAAAATTGTGGACAGTGAATCTCGATATCAAG AATGTGATAATAATGCATCAAGAGGAGATTCTTCTTTCCATGAAATTTGTCATTCGAAAGATGCTGATATGCCGATTGTTGAAATTCctgctgattttaatgaagatcAAGTAAGCAACTCTAATATGCAGATAGACAAAACGTGTTCAACAGATTCAGAAGATTCAA GAGGCTTTCCTGTCCAACGCCAATGTGCTAATGCAAATGGTATGCAAGATGATTGTGGAACTCCAGTTGCCAAAAATGATAGGATGGAGCCAGGGCCACTTCAGACAAAAGATGGTTCAA ATCCAGGTGATTTACCTGTTGAAAGTCCCAGTCATGTTGATTCTAATGATAAAGGTGGTGAAGTTGAAACACCTTCTGCCAGTGTATGCTTCAATAATGTGGAGAATCATCAGAGTTTGCCATTCCTTAAGGGTTCTCCACTTTGGAAAATTATCGAGTCCATGGAAATATTTAAGAAGACGGCGAAGAAGCCACACTTTTCTCCTCTAATCAAATGCGAAGAAGAAACTCGTGAGGGCTTGGCTATTGGACATATGGTAACTTTTTGCAATCTGGTGGAGAACATATCAACGCTACAATTCTCTCATCCTATCACTGTCATTGAAAGTAAGTTGGGAATCCTTGCTGAGTTGGAATCTCACGGATTTGATGTCGAGACAGTTAAAGCATGTTTGACACAGTTATTGTCAAAGAAACAAAGGGAAGCGGAGCTTCAAAAGGAGTACCAAGATATAGGAAATACGATATTGTATTGTGTTGAGGAGATCTCAAAAGCTGAAGCAGAAATCGCTAAACTGAACAACAGAATCAGAGAGCTTTCAGCAAAGCTTGATGACACTGTTTTGAAGAAGAAGATGAAGGAGAGCGAGATCTCGACATTGCATTCAAAGCAAGAAGTGGTCGGTAACAAGCTTCGAACACTTCAAACTGATTCTGAAAATAGAGCTGGCGGGCTCTACCGTAAATAG
- the LOC141712225 gene encoding uncharacterized protein LOC141712225 isoform X1, producing MFEQRLKKDMHVEVTSEDEGFKGAWYVAKILQDQKLMDKYVEVEYKELLAEDDESKKLTERVHVSFVRPLPPVGKGHNEVIEVNDVVDAFYNDGWWVGVVIDIFDDGRKFVVCFDDPPDTMECRRSDVRVHFDWVDGNWEKPQKIQDSGRRRMPSNHSGNSKRQKRKAKRQQTGKGCASTGMHFSLDSPIGNYPLHYKTLSHVIEKKNNKDVPDEIVEKGCIAEEFDVSVKEVENALPTHKCETPPKKDLKNKNRDWERHTVHASKEITNASTKGDSGLKRKRGRPKLLPKKQIGSTGAKGSSQKTVKSDSCPGVLGDVAKVSAEKHRLMLTTVDTPKQDKFQPLSKDSMMVTANKQHESGVQKHNLLCSETEVIPLLGEQADETVINKRIKWHKNSVSSSHNEINKIVDIESWYQEKKDNKDVPDEIVKTGCIAEEFDMSVKKVEDKLPANNCETPVKKDQNKSRDRERHNVHRTSVSTKGDSGLKRKRGRPKVLRNKQIGSRGAEGSSWKTVAKDSCVGVLGNVAEISAENHCLMLTTVDTPREDQFQPLSKDRMMVTANKQHASGVHMHNLLCSETDIPLLEERADETVVNKRIQLRKNSVSSAHNEISKIVDSESRYQECDNNASRGDSSFHEICHSKDADMPIVEIPADFNEDQVSNSNMQIDKTCSTDSEDSRGFPVQRQCANANGMQDDCGTPVAKNDRMEPGPLQTKDGSNPGDLPVESPSHVDSNDKGGEVETPSASVCFNNVENHQSLPFLKGSPLWKIIESMEIFKKTAKKPHFSPLIKCEEETREGLAIGHMVTFCNLVENISTLQFSHPITVIESKLGILAELESHGFDVETVKACLTQLLSKKQREAELQKEYQDIGNTILYCVEEISKAEAEIAKLNNRIRELSAKLDDTVLKKKMKESEISTLHSKQEVVGNKLRTLQTDSENRAGGLYRK from the exons ATGTTCGAACAGAGGTTAAAAAAAGACATGCATGTTGAGGTAACAAGCGAAGATGAAGGGTTCAAAGGTGCCTGGTACGTGGCCAAGATACTACAAGATCAGAAGTTAATGGATAAATATGTGGAAGTTGAGTATAAAGAGTTGCTTGCTGAAGATGATGAGTCAAAGAAGCTGACTGAGAGAGTGCATGTCTCGTTTGTCAGGCCTTTGCCTCCTGTGGGGAAAGGTCATAATGAGGTCATTGAAGTCAACGACGTCGTTGATGCTTTTTATAATGATGGGTGGTGGGTTGGTGTGGTGATTGATATTTTTGATGATGGTAGGAAGTTTGTGGTTTGTTTTGATGATCCTCCGGATACGATGGAGTGTAGGAGATCAGATGTTAGAGTTCATTTTGATTGGGTTGATGGCAATTGGGAGAAGCCACAGAAGATTCag GATTCTGGTAGACGGCGTATGCCCTCCAATCACTCTGGAAATTCCAAAAGACAGAAGAGAAAAGCTAAAAGACAACAGACTGGAAAAGGTTGCGCATCAACAGGTATGCACTTCTCTCTAGACAGCCCAATTGGTAATTATCCATTACATTATAAAACTTTGAGTCATGTTATAGAGAAAAAGAATAATAAGGACGTGCCTGATGAAATTGTCGAGAAAGGATGTATTGCAGAAGAATTTGATGTGTCTGTTAAAGAAGTGGAAAATGCGCTGCCTACCCATAAATGTGAGACTCCTCCGAAGAAAGACCTGAAGAACAAAAACAGGGATTGGGAAAGGCATACTGTTCACGCGAGTAAAGAG ATAACTAATGCATCAACTAAAGGAGATAGCGGTTTGAAGAGAAAAAGGGGAAGACCGAAACTGCTGCCTAAAAAACAGATAG GAAGCACAGGAGCTAAAGGCTCTTCACAAAAAACGGTTAAAAGTGATTCATGTCCGGGGGTCCTGGGGGATGTGGCTAAAGTAAGTGCAGAGAAGCACCGTCTAATGCTCACAACTGTTGATACCCCCAAGCAAGATAAATTTCAGCCCTTAAGTAAGGACAGTATGATGGTTACAGCTAATAAGCAACATGAAAGTGGGGTTCAGAAGCACAATCTCTTGTGCAGCGAAACAGAAGTCATCCCTCTTCTTGGGGAACAAGCGGATGAAACAGTTATAAATAAAAGGATTAAATGgcataagaattctgtatcaagtTCGCATAATGAGATAAACAAAATTGTGGACATTGAATCTTGGTATCAAG AGAAGAAGGATAATAAGGACGTGCCTGATGAAATTGTGAAGACAGGATGTATTGCAGAAGAATTTGATATGTCTGTCAAAAAAGTGGAAGATAAGCTGCCTGCCAATAACTGTGAGACCCCTGTGAAGAAAGACCAGAACAAAAGCAGGGATCGAGAAAGGCATAATGTTCAC AGAACTAGTGTATCGACTAAGGGAGATAGCGGTTTGAAGAGAAAAAGAGGAAGACCGAAAGTGTTACGTAATAAACAGATAG GAAGCAGAGGAGCTGAAGGCTCTTCATGGAAAACGGTTGCGAAAGATTCATGTGTGGGGGTCCTTGGGAATGTGGCTGAAATAAGTGCAGAGAACCACTGTCTAATGCTTACAACTGTCGATACACCCAGAGAAGATCAATTTCAGCCCTTAAGTAAGGACAGAATGATGGTTACAGCTAATAAGCAACACGCAAGTGGGGTTCATATGCACAATCTCTTGTGCAGCGAAACAGACATCCCTCTACTTGAGGAGCGGGCGGATGAAACAGTCGTAAATAAAAGGATTCAATTGCGTAAGAATTCTGTGTCAAGTGCACATAATGAGATAAGCAAAATTGTGGACAGTGAATCTCGATATCAAG AATGTGATAATAATGCATCAAGAGGAGATTCTTCTTTCCATGAAATTTGTCATTCGAAAGATGCTGATATGCCGATTGTTGAAATTCctgctgattttaatgaagatcAAGTAAGCAACTCTAATATGCAGATAGACAAAACGTGTTCAACAGATTCAGAAGATTCAA GAGGCTTTCCTGTCCAACGCCAATGTGCTAATGCAAATGGTATGCAAGATGATTGTGGAACTCCAGTTGCCAAAAATGATAGGATGGAGCCAGGGCCACTTCAGACAAAAGATGGTTCAA ATCCAGGTGATTTACCTGTTGAAAGTCCCAGTCATGTTGATTCTAATGATAAAGGTGGTGAAGTTGAAACACCTTCTGCCAGTGTATGCTTCAATAATGTGGAGAATCATCAGAGTTTGCCATTCCTTAAGGGTTCTCCACTTTGGAAAATTATCGAGTCCATGGAAATATTTAAGAAGACGGCGAAGAAGCCACACTTTTCTCCTCTAATCAAATGCGAAGAAGAAACTCGTGAGGGCTTGGCTATTGGACATATGGTAACTTTTTGCAATCTGGTGGAGAACATATCAACGCTACAATTCTCTCATCCTATCACTGTCATTGAAAGTAAGTTGGGAATCCTTGCTGAGTTGGAATCTCACGGATTTGATGTCGAGACAGTTAAAGCATGTTTGACACAGTTATTGTCAAAGAAACAAAGGGAAGCGGAGCTTCAAAAGGAGTACCAAGATATAGGAAATACGATATTGTATTGTGTTGAGGAGATCTCAAAAGCTGAAGCAGAAATCGCTAAACTGAACAACAGAATCAGAGAGCTTTCAGCAAAGCTTGATGACACTGTTTTGAAGAAGAAGATGAAGGAGAGCGAGATCTCGACATTGCATTCAAAGCAAGAAGTGGTCGGTAACAAGCTTCGAACACTTCAAACTGATTCTGAAAATAGAGCTGGCGGGCTCTACCGTAAATAG